The following proteins come from a genomic window of Phnomibacter ginsenosidimutans:
- a CDS encoding GNAT family N-acetyltransferase has protein sequence MKDMNISTARLTIRPLALKDLADFHCYRSNPEVTKYQGFDVFTLQQAKQFIEENATKQFGKPGEWVQYGIENTDTGYLIGDCALRLDQYDSRVAEIGITISHLEQQKGYAKEVIGGVLTFLFDVQQIHRVVVIVDAENTAAIHLFTSLAFRLEGHFVENVFFKGKWGSEFQFAMLQREWDSRA, from the coding sequence ATGAAAGACATGAATATTTCTACTGCGAGGCTTACTATTCGACCGTTAGCGCTGAAAGATTTAGCTGACTTTCATTGTTATCGGTCGAATCCGGAAGTCACCAAGTATCAGGGTTTTGATGTTTTTACGTTACAGCAAGCAAAGCAATTTATAGAAGAGAATGCTACTAAGCAGTTTGGAAAGCCAGGTGAATGGGTACAATACGGAATTGAAAACACTGATACAGGGTATCTCATTGGCGACTGTGCCCTTAGACTAGATCAATACGACTCAAGGGTTGCAGAAATCGGTATCACTATTTCACATCTGGAGCAGCAAAAGGGATATGCGAAGGAAGTAATTGGCGGTGTTTTGACGTTTCTGTTTGATGTCCAACAAATACATCGAGTTGTTGTGATAGTGGATGCTGAAAATACTGCTGCAATTCATTTGTTTACAAGTTTGGCATTCCGGTTGGAAGGACATTTTGTTGAAAATGTTTTCTTTAAAGGGAAATGGGGAAGTGAATTTCAATTCGCCATGTTACAACGAGAATGGGACAGCAGAGCGTGA
- a CDS encoding Crp/Fnr family transcriptional regulator has product MENKLFSFISKYISLTEEEKNVLLSLNLFHTLKKGDVILKEGQYSKESYFVLKGCIRTYYIIDGEEKTTAFFTEMDVLTPHCVINKTASDYFISCVEDCILSISNSEMEAEVNSKFPKFDIMCRKLSEELLAKKQIDFDLFKTSSPEERYLNLLENRPDLIQRVPQNQLASYLGIQPQSLSRLRARILGKKG; this is encoded by the coding sequence ATGGAAAACAAACTTTTTAGTTTTATATCAAAATACATTTCTCTGACAGAGGAAGAAAAGAACGTATTGCTTTCATTAAACCTTTTTCATACTTTAAAGAAAGGAGACGTCATACTCAAGGAAGGACAATACTCTAAAGAAAGCTATTTTGTTTTAAAAGGCTGTATCCGGACTTATTACATCATAGACGGTGAAGAAAAAACAACTGCTTTCTTTACAGAAATGGACGTGTTAACGCCACATTGTGTGATTAATAAAACAGCTTCCGACTATTTCATCAGTTGTGTAGAAGATTGTATTCTAAGCATTTCTAACAGTGAAATGGAGGCTGAAGTAAATAGTAAGTTCCCGAAGTTTGACATCATGTGTAGAAAATTGTCTGAAGAACTATTAGCTAAAAAGCAAATTGATTTTGATTTGTTTAAAACTTCTTCACCGGAAGAAAGATACCTGAACTTACTGGAGAACAGGCCGGACCTTATCCAGCGTGTTCCCCAAAATCAATTAGCAAGCTATTTGGGGATCCAGCCTCAATCATTAAGCAGGCTGAGAGCAAGAATTCTAGGGAAAAAGGGCTGA
- a CDS encoding DUF6326 family protein, translated as MDTQKKQLITWDGVNVCVRLKLAALWTSLMFLIIYLDYFHLYMPGKIEDISQGKVYIFEITQGFLFGALSSVAIPTLMIFFSVAFSVSVNRWTNITVASVYIPFMLFNLAGEAWPHMVFGAFLEVVLLSLIIIYAWKWPRIEK; from the coding sequence ATGGATACACAAAAAAAACAACTCATTACCTGGGATGGCGTAAATGTCTGTGTAAGGCTGAAACTAGCTGCGCTTTGGACCAGTCTGATGTTTCTCATAATTTATCTTGATTATTTCCACCTTTACATGCCTGGAAAGATTGAGGATATTAGTCAAGGAAAGGTGTACATTTTTGAAATTACACAAGGGTTTTTATTCGGTGCTCTTTCTTCAGTGGCCATTCCAACTCTAATGATATTCTTTTCTGTCGCGTTTTCAGTTAGCGTCAATCGCTGGACGAATATTACAGTTGCTTCTGTTTATATTCCTTTCATGCTGTTCAATTTAGCAGGGGAAGCTTGGCCGCACATGGTGTTTGGCGCTTTTCTAGAAGTTGTTCTTCTTAGCTTAATTATAATCTATGCTTGGAAATGGCCTCGAATT